Part of the Anopheles coluzzii chromosome 3, AcolN3, whole genome shotgun sequence genome is shown below.
ACTTGAGCGCCTGCTTCACCATGTCATGGATGCGCGCGTGCACGATCAGGTTCGATTGGTGGTTGAAGCATTTCAGGCACACCTTGCACTGGTACGGTTTTTCGCCCGTGTGCAGCCGCCGGTGCACCTGTAGCTTTTCCTCCGTCGCAAACACCTTGCCGCACTCGACGCAGGAGCAGCTGCTGCCTAGGCCACTCTCGCCGTGCACCTTCTCGTGGCAGATGAGCGTACTCTTCGTGCGGAACGTTTTGTCGCACATGCGGCATTTAAACTCGAGCCCGGCCGCACCCCCGCCGTTCGGCTGATGGGTGCGGTTGTGCTTTTCCAGCTTCTGCTTCGTGTCGAACGATTTCGGACAGGTTTCACACTTGAAGCGTACCCTGCTGCTGTCCGGCGGCTCACACAGCAGGGTGTACGGGGaaggtgttgctgctggtggagcaACTGGCGAGGCGGTCGGGTATGAGGCAGGCAGCGGGGAACCAGTTTCACTGGGCTGGATTGGTGGAGCCGGCGGAGCGGGCTTTTGAAGCACGTACGCATACGGTTCCAGGGAGGAAGGATCCAGGTGGTCAAAGTAGTCGTGGAAGCTCGAcggatgctgttgctgttggtgctgttgctgcggctgGGCTCGCTGTAACTGCTCCGGTCCAAGTTGCTGTGGTGAATGCATATCGGATGGCACGATCGTTGGTAGTGGCGCAAGtggctgttggtggtggtggaggagctgctgctgctgctggtgttggaAATGAGGAACCGGCTGACTGTGTACTGCATGGTGCTGGTGAGGCGGCAGTTGGTTAGGATGTGACGGAAGATGTTGAGGAAATTGTTGCGCAAGATGGGACTGCACGTACGGTGTCGCCATGTACGGCATGTCAAACGCTTTGCGATAGAACAGGGGAGGCTTCTCCACATCGCCCGGTTCGCCGTAACTCCCCGCCGTGccataatgatgatgatcctGGCTGTAGTTGACGGGCGGTGTTACCGTTCCACCCGGAATAACCGATTCTCCGCCCACCGGGACCGTCTCCTGCTTGATGTACGGTGGATTGGGCACTTTAAGGAACGGTGACGGTGCGGTGTCATTGGACGGGAAGAACCCGGAGCTGCCtgggactgctgctgctgctgctgctggtggtatgCTCGGCTGCGATATGCCACAGCTAAAACCAACAAGCAAAGTGGGTTTAATGGACCTGCGGGTGGATGCTGTTGTGCTGATGTTGATACTTACTACGGTTTGTTGTAGGTGTTGTTGTATTCCATCGCGACGCAAGACGCCAGAACCGGCGTTTTTCCGCGGCCTGTTCTAGGTAAGCGTCGCGATGAAATTGGCCCCTTACTTCAAGCGGGCAACAGCACGTACCAGAACAGTGGAGGCCACTGTGCGGCTAACAAACTGAGCGGGGGGAGGGGTTTGTAGAAAATTACGAAATCatggattgattttttgtgtttttagtAAACCAAAAGCGGGAAGTGCTTTAATTTTGTTGACAACAAATAACCAAAGAAAGCAGTGACGTTGTCAAGCCGCGGACGCATGATGCGATAACAACAGGCTGAAGCAGCGTGTACACGTTGACGGAGGCGGAAGTGAGATAAAAGTGAGAATGTGGAAATAATGCTAGGGGCATGTGAGACGATTTGCGATTCTTCTCACTATGAACATTCTTCTCTGTATCGATGGCTTCAAACTGAGAATCCTTTACATTGAGCTTCTCAAAGTGCAATATACCCAAGCGACACAgaataagcttaaacgactacAGCTAGATGGCGTTTTATAATTCATCCTTATATTGATGTCCTTTTGTTACAATGTGTTTCACCTAGCTTCTTTTGATAAGACctatcccaagcgccacagattaagcttaaacgactggaaaattgaatatccatagaaaaaaaaaatgaaagctccacagcttcattggtttgatcaatagatggcgtattacaactcatcataatattgctatccttttcttgtaatgtgtttcgacaagtttcatcttatcatgacctatatagccttctaactttctgagcaaaaatctatatgaatggtcgtgtggtcagatacgtgggtatcaacaccaacgaccattactcaaatctcacttgcttcagtgctggtggtttctgttggagtttagtatttaaacaatcgtatcgccgttctagttctagcgatgcataacttcaatgcgaaaccatacaacagtacagaagaaatgagaaagctctcctccaagcgatgaagctcaactggttgggtatcccaccaacagagagcgccaccagcttttttgctatttttagaatgcatgagtcgtttgccgtctgctaaacgaagtctttctatattccgtttaggtagagaacttgagtcgtttagaagccgtttagtggtcgtttagtggatttgtggcacttgggatagtcagatacgtgggtatcaccaccaacgaccattactcaaatttcacttgcttcagtgtagtgatgtgctctctggagcgcatccacgactccgatccgactccaactattattagtccgattccgactccggcaaaattaAACCACTAGATCCactcggagtcgtttggagtcgttcgtagttgtttggagtcgtccggagtcgttcggagtcgcgcggagtcgtccggagtcgtcttgAGTCATGTTTTTCGAtagagaatttttaaaatttgctatgaattatagtgttttttgttatgacaatgtgctcttataaccgctttttcaaatatcctcctcataacgcaatgtcacctttgtattgaactgtcatttctcaacagctcGGATAAATGGAAAGCCgaataaaaggtacccggataaacggcgctccactgtaaaaCCACATCGTGAAGAATACTATTTTCTCACCAAACCGCCTACAGCTCACTGCATCAACTCTCACCATCGTATAGTGAGATCACAGGATTCATCTCATTACGTGCAATCACAAGCCGACATAAACTCAGTATGGAAATTTGAAACTGTCAGCAAAATCGCTATAGCAAGAACGAACTGTCACCAAAATCTCCGTGGACCTGGATGCACGGTTCCCGAAAATACAAACCGATCGCTAGCCGGATTTTATTGGTCCGGTTTTATTTCGACTCACCCGTAGACATGCTGTTCCATGCTGACTGGAGTGACGAtttatgttgaatttaaaaaaatgttctcaGACAACCCAATGCTGGCATGGCAACACTCAGCACATGCACCCCGACGGACGGCATGGTGTGCTGTAGATGTAGCTAAAGCTAAAGCGCGCCGAACGCCGTATGATCAATCCTGCTAACGGGTGTACCTGCTTGCTGGAGAGATATCTTCGACAAGGGAGCCTTTATAACTTAAAATTTAGCTAAACATTATGATTAAAAGGAAAGCTGCATCACAATTAGCAGTACCCAAGCAGTGCATATGATTTGCATTGACAGATTTGATGTTTGGCACGGCACGGATGAAAACGCATCTTCTTGTTGCTCAAGCTGCATGTTATGAGTGGGGTTTGGCAAATGAAGCACCATTGGTCGGAGTTTTTAAAGGGAAAATGGATTTAATGGCTGTATGGTTCATTCATAAATGCCTTCCCATGCCTCTGTTCTATAGCCACTTTGCCGAATGGCAGATGGCCTAATAAACATCGGCTAATCATATGCATGGCATCGAACATCATCGAATCGGACTATTGCTTCTCGCTAGTATCATTCAATGATTTTGCCAGGATCTGCTCCACTAGAACATTCCTTTCTCAACAGAATCTTCGGAATCGACAAAACAAAGGACACACTGCTCACAAacaaatgcttaaaatgcACCCTACATATGATTTATTCACGTAAACgaaatgataattttatttgcttcctcTTTTTTTAGGAAAAAACCGCACAATTAGAACGCACTCCTCGACGCCATCCTCCCTCGGTGGCCCCCGTGTTCCGGGAAGATAGcagatatataaataaaaattaaactaGTTTCATCCCTCGATTCCTCCGTCCATCCGGCAGCATCCGCATGTTGCAGCACAAGTTAGAAACGCATGCTGGTTCTTGCTCCGTTTGATTTAACCAAATTCTTGCTGCCCTATGACCCATGGGGTGGAAACATTCTACTGTCCGGCGTGGGCGAGCTAGTCGAGGATGAGGAcgagaaggaagaggaagaagaagatgacgacgacgaagatTCCTGGTGcgcttgttgttgctgctgctgctgctgctgctgctgttgtcgttgttcctggtgttgctggtgctgatcGCGCACCCGTTTCCGTTTGGCGAGCCGCTTCTTCGCTATCGACAAGTACTGCATGATTTCGCGCTTGGTACTTTCGGCCGCCTCGTCCGTCATGCGGCTCAGCACCAGCTCGAGATCGTCGAAGAATTCGGCATTCTCCGACCGAAACTTGATGTCCTGGGTCAGCTTTTCCGCCAGCGTCGTGAGGCAGTGGTACAGGATCATCTTGACCGTGCCGATCATCTGGGGCCGCGTGTACATGTCCTGTATCATGCGCTTGAGGCTGTTCTTGCCGCGCAGCTGTTGCGGTTCGCTGTCGTCCTCCTCTGCGTATTTAGGGGATTTTGAAAGGGTTGGGGAGATAGGCAGGTGGGGTTGGGAAAGGCGATACAGATTTTTAGTTATTTGAAGTAGGCCGTgcaagcacacacgcacacacacacacacacaaaccttcATCGTCGGAGATGATGTCCAGCATCGATTGGCCGTCGCTCTCCTGCAGGAAGCAGATCATCGCCTCGTCCGGACAGGTCGCCAGGCAGACCTTGTCGATAAGCGTTTGAATCTGTGCCAGCCGGACGGTCGTTTCCCAGATCTGGAATGTGTTGGTCGAGATGGTGTTGCGCTCGTACGACTCCGGCCCGCCACCGATCGGTGGCCGACTGTTGGACTCCATTGCTTCTGCGGACTGGGGGGTGTTCCTGTCCTGTCGCAACCACCCACAATTGGTCtggtctctctttctctctctctcaacacaacaaaacaaccccAACACTTTATATGCACATCACAGGCCACTAGCAGCCAAATGATTTGCGATGAGGTTTGTATGAATTAAAAGTTCTATCACCGAACTGTTTGACAGCTTTCTGTGCGTTTgagtgtttgctgtttttttcttttctcttttctctttcgCCTCAGTTTACACAGGCCCTCTTACAATCGTCGCCTCCTTTGCCACAGAGCCTTTGCTTTCTTTACGTACTACCAGCGCAATCCGATCGAACCTTTTGGTCGTCACACGTTTTCCTCACACGATGCTCCTACGTCTCCTCTATTGCGCTATGCTCCACACATTCACGTTTTGcgtacgattttttttttttggaaaatgctCGCCCATAGACGTCTGTCGGGATACTTGCGCTTgcctgcttgctgctgctgcacttcaACCAAACGAACCCAACTCTTGCTGCACACATTTGACAGGCTGCGTCGTCTACGATTTGTAAACAATCGGTCGCACGCTTTCTGCAGCCGCCCGACTGagtgcactctctctctctctctcattcacTCGCCCTTGTTTATGCGCTGCTGTTATGTTGTGTCAGtgcaaagctgctgctgctgccgtggaAATTCCAATCGAAATCTGATCGAGTTTTACATAATTTACTTACTTCTTGCTGTTCAATTTCCAGCTAGCATTTGCTCCATTTCCAATGTTATCCAAAAGTGCTTGGATTCCAGATAGAAATGTTCGGTAACGTTTCGCTCCCAACGTCATACTTACAtctctcctcttcctccaACGCGTCTATGTGATATAGCGTATTGTGTTGCCTGATGTTGGAAGATGGAAATACAGCACGCGATTGTTGcaattaaaacttttatttatttgaaattcttACAAGTACAGTGGATGATGACGCCCAAAAACCCCGCCCCTCCCCGTCACAGGCTCGCGCAAGGGGCTGGTGGTTTTTGGGAAGATTGCGAGATGATTGGTGCAAAACAATGGACAAGGGAGAAGGAGGTGGCGATAACATTCGATTTCCCTGTACACCGTGGCAACGAAtgtgattttttatgtttgctctTCTCGCTATTTTTTACGCCGAAAACTTACATCTCATCTCGTGtagcgcgcgcgcgtaaaCCGGATTAGCTAGTAGATAATTTTTATACtctatattatttatatatatatacacacatatcAACATAGCAAATAATAACAGTAAGGGGGGGAAATGGATCGAAATTAACAGCACGGTCCACCTCCCCTCAGTGgcccattttttgtttcttcttatCCTAAGCGGAGAGCACTGTGCAACACTGTCAACAGCACGTGTGTCTTTTTACCGGGACGGGGAGATaaaaagcacacaccaaccagACAGGAGGATGAAACGGTAATGGTAATGCGGCATTacgttccttttttgtatgttaAGAAGTTAATTTGCACGTGTGATGTTGCGTGTGTGCAATGATGTTCGATGATTACGGCGACAAACGATTGTACCGGGATATGTTACAGTTGCTGCTGAGTTCTTCCTGCCAGGCTTTGCAAACGACGGTACGATCCCCTTTCGATGGTTTTCGCGTGAACGAAGTCGGTGTAGCACATCCGCGCCCGGTTGGTGGGGCGGCGGCTGGTTTCATCTAAGTAGTAACTAGTCAACTGACTGTGTCAGCGTCATAAATACATAACAACAATGGCGTCAACGTGGTTTTGGGACGGGATAAGTCTTGAGGGATGAGGGATAATCTCTTTCGAGATTAGACGGGAATTGTTCGAGAGTTGCCGGACAGGAGTAACATAGAAGGGTTTTAAAGGAGTGTGCCCCAGGATGGATTGTTTGGATAGTGGAAAGTTATAGCCCCTTTCTTCCCCATCTGCAatcagtagtagcagcagcagcagcagcagcagtcggtgTGACCAGAAACCTCCTTCTCTTTGAGCGCATTGCATGCTTTTGCATTGTTCACAGCCAGTATTATACGCAAATCGTCGGTCTTCGGATGCGGTGTGTGATGTAGAATTGTGGTCATTTAGGTGGAATCTTCGATCGGAAACAGGTTAAACCCGGCGAAAATGTTgggtttttcctttccccgTGCACGTATACGCACACTCCTGTGAGCTCTGGCCATCGATCTGTCCCCATCACTGAACGGATTTTCCGTTTGCGCATCGGCCCGGCACACGAGCCAGTCTTTGTGCTGTCCTTTGTTCATAATTTTGAACGACTATCTAGCGTCACACATGTCCCTTTCGCGTGCAACAGTTCTTCGGGGCTGATTGTGCTGTGCCGCGCAGTTCAGAATGAAACGGaagataaataaacataaatagttcctcttcttttcttcGCACTGCTCGCCGTTCTCGGAAGGGTTTCGGGTTTCGGTCACACTCTGCAATTCACTAAGAAGACACTTTTTGCTCGATTGCCGGAGTTAGGAATCACTCCCTCTGTTCAGATTGAAAATGATGGAAATCCCAGCCCGGGGGGGCGGAAAATTGCAGCGCTCTGGATGCGCTCGGAGCaatcaatttgcttcaagagCTCCCGTTTGCCGGCATTTTATGGAGGATAACGCGTGGCACGAGGCAGGGCTAAAGGTAGCAGCGCCATTCCTCCAGCACATCGAAAAACGACGAAATTCATGAAAACAACCGGCTGGAGCTTCTCTAGAACTATTTTACGGTAGCAGCAGTGTGTCCTTTGTGCTATTGTGATGATTGTTGCCCATAGCTTAGTAGCAATTTTGAAATGTGCTGTTGCCTTGTAACGATAGAAACGGAATAATGTTTCTTCGAACAAGTTATGGCGACTTTGTTTAGAGAGCACATCTAAAGTAGTGAAATTAACGTTTTCACGCAGAGGTTGCTCGAGCGCCGATTAGTCCGATGTTCACTGCATTCCAATTTCACTCAcaccatttaaaaaaagaccCTAAATCACACCGTACTCACACAAATCGCacttcacatacacacaaaatcacacgCAAGTCCAATTTCGCTCTACGTATCTcgcccagtgtgtgtgtgtgggccaTATTGATTGTTCCTTTCcgtaaccacacacacaaacacgaacaGCATTTGAAGGATTATTGCCGAAAGGAGAAAAAttctaaaacaaatttttctcCTTCCCCACGTTGAACGTTGCGCGCCCCTCACTTCTCTGCGATGCGTAACGGGTCGAAGAAAAGCACGATTTGCCAAGAAAGCGGGAGGAGAGCCGTCCAGCATTGGCCATTGGTACGGACGACTTAAGGGAAGACGGCGGTTACGCTATAGGCTAGATGTATGCGTCCGGCAAACGGAACAGGCCATGACCGCCATGCTTGTACACAGTCGAACATCGGAAGAGAATGCGCAATCTGTTGGCCGAATTTGCCGCCATCGCCACATCTGCTCTTCTCTCTGCCTTGGACGTAAACGAACTCCCAACGGGGCATGGCATCATCGAAACGAAGACAACTCCATGGCTGACTTGACTCCGCTTCCCCCTACGATACGCCGTCGTGCGTGGCGCGTTTGCGTTTTGAGCGCAGCCGAATTAGAAATTGGCCAACAGGTTCATGC
Proteins encoded:
- the LOC120954583 gene encoding zinc finger protein 600-like; this encodes MESNSRPPIGGGPESYERNTISTNTFQIWETTVRLAQIQTLIDKVCLATCPDEAMICFLQESDGQSMLDIISDDEEEDDSEPQQLRGKNSLKRMIQDMYTRPQMIGTVKMILYHCLTTLAEKLTQDIKFRSENAEFFDDLELVLSRMTDEAAESTKREIMQYLSIAKKRLAKRKRVRDQHQQHQEQRQQQQQQQQQQQQAHQESSSSSSSSSSSFSSSSSTSSPTPDSRMFPPHGKGPISSRRLPRTGRGKTPVLASCVAMEYNNTYNKPYCGISQPSIPPAAAAAAVPGSSGFFPSNDTAPSPFLKVPNPPYIKQETVPVGGESVIPGGTVTPPVNYSQDHHHYGTAGSYGEPGDVEKPPLFYRKAFDMPYMATPYVQSHLAQQFPQHLPSHPNQLPPHQHHAVHSQPVPHFQHQQQQQLLHHHQQPLAPLPTIVPSDMHSPQQLGPEQLQRAQPQQQHQQQQHPSSFHDYFDHLDPSSLEPYAYVLQKPAPPAPPIQPSETGSPLPASYPTASPVAPPAATPSPYTLLCEPPDSSRVRFKCETCPKSFDTKQKLEKHNRTHQPNGGGAAGLEFKCRMCDKTFRTKSTLICHEKVHGESGLGSSCSCVECGKVFATEEKLQVHRRLHTGEKPYQCKVCLKCFNHQSNLIVHARIHDMVKQALKCARCSKVLDSEERLAVHMRLHTGEKPYKCSYCDKRFNHKSTVSTHEKAAHIAANSYRCGRCHKTFNQKCQLQYHEKLQEEHTIACEHCEKVFCYKASHKEHLFKVHFPRPKKKAQRKGGSLREGDEQQQQESGTGGAMAGSNDGGNQGRNKFKCTVCDRRFYYERALEMHMGVHDASLDVNVLYFSCDYCPETFTEEETLQQHEARHVADGTTDFRANMKRAEEEGNATTGHRCPLCFKQFEDEPSLREHHRSHLCPFPDCARCDPVRRDDAFDLTRSTYDPADDTQPTVCNVCHRVLPTFEAYQNHFHYHTSRVPFYCYHCREEFNDKRELYNHTRTHAPRAPESYTCEVCAKVFSTKGNFKRHLKSHEAVRAFACDRCSKQYDYKSALEVHLKRSHGIEL